A window of Acidobacteriota bacterium contains these coding sequences:
- a CDS encoding chitobiase/beta-hexosaminidase C-terminal domain-containing protein: MQTAPTGRWTRGGGLGIAASVLVAASVATGEAGPVAAGGAHTVLVTPAGQVWAWGSNSYGQLGDGTTTQRRVPTALPIADVVAVAAGAFHTVFLKQDGTVWAVGRNNDGQLGDGTTTQRTSPVAVPGLTQIIAIAAGEAHSAALTASGVLWAWGRNQSSQLGNGLTTSLKTPTVVPDLPAQTQVTAGADFALAVTADGVVWVWGGNASGQLGDGTTQTRGVPRAISDPGYAWKVATPTFSVASGTYSTPRTVTVSTLTPEATIHYTLDDTEPTPASPSVASGGTVTVDRSATLRARAVKAGWPPSHEQVAAYTLQAVTPTVSPGGGTYTTPQTVSLATTTAEAILRYTLDGSTPDAQATLYDAPLWIDTSLTLKAVAFRDGWTPSGVRTATYTMHFGPAPPPELQPGTGTYESAAVVTLTAIPGATIRYTTNGTTPTTASPIYTAPLVLEATTTLQARVYHPQYAASSVVGATYTIVVATPEVTPPGGTYDPGQTVGVTTATPGATVRYRLDGQEPTASDPAIGPTQGLFVGDYTLTAKAWKAGATPSATRTATYAVSGPATPVGVAAGHAHSLALRADGTALTWGNNTQGQLGEGTLTNRLLAVAVAGLTGVRQLSAGDSYTLARRADGGVVAWGSNSGGRLGDGTTTSRTLPVAVLNLADVVQVSAGSSHGLAVEADGIVWAWGVNSAGQLGDGTTTGRAVAAPVVGLDGVTHVAGGSLYSLARRADGTLWSWGSNTTGQLGDGTTVGRSTPGVVLTLSGVTAMAAGGWHALALTDAGVVSTWGENADGQLGDGGSTDRRIPAPVAGLTDVVAVAAGSSFSLALTASGAVWAWGANGSGQLGDGTTTTRRLPQLVPGLPPIAAIAAGSSHVVAVTADGAVWTWGSNGTGRLGDGTTTTRLSPVNVAGAGFSWRLATPELSLPAGQYLAAQTVTVTCLDPEATLHYTLTGAVPTPADPVVASGSALAIDVSTTVSVSAWKPGAPTSLVATAAYELRVVTPEILPASGAYAAPQLVTVATATPGATFTTTLDGTEPTADSPPYTGPIAVDRALTLKVVAFKPGWTPSASAAASYWIAEGTVATPVISPAGGVFTGPTLVTLTTSTPGATVRYTLDGTVPTATSPVYAGVPLLITARTTVTAVASASGFTPSAPASAVFVLDAPDTAATPTLSPGGGRFATAQAVTVTGSPGATLRYTTTGALPTETDPAVASGGTILVDRGLVLTVRAWAAGLAPSAPRRASFLITGAVAAGRLHSLALAADGTVYGFGSNYYGQVGDDTATDRWSPVPVLTGVVAIAAGDEHSLALLADGTVRAWGRNTYGRLGDGTIYQRRVPTPVVGLTNVVAVAAGAAHSLAVTADGRVWAWGSNSHGQLGDGTTVDRYTPVLVAGLVGAREVAGGDAFSAALVRDGAAAGSVWTWGRNHQGQLGDGSTVSRLAPIRVVGVPPATTVRAGREWAVLATADGAVWSWGANGDGELGRPAGAASPWPAPTVAFGVVTRLATGRAHTLAVTDAGRVWGWGSTGYGQLGVGAVSCSGGACTTPRRMLDVASAVDVAGSDHSLVVAADGRVWATGRNLSGQLGLGTTITALRPEVLPDFSLVANVGLTADPDADGLPTWRELLLGTDPTRADSVGDGLLDGERVALWDHAAHPDPDGDGVPTVVEVLWGTDPFLFDTDGDGVGDGEDAFPLDPTRWLPLAPTPGDVTPPVITLEAPTSARPLPPDP; encoded by the coding sequence ATGCAGACGGCACCCACCGGGCGCTGGACGAGGGGCGGTGGCCTGGGGATCGCGGCGAGCGTGCTGGTGGCGGCCAGCGTCGCGACGGGCGAGGCCGGCCCGGTGGCGGCGGGCGGCGCCCACACGGTGCTCGTGACGCCGGCCGGGCAGGTCTGGGCGTGGGGCAGCAATAGCTACGGCCAGCTGGGCGACGGCACGACGACCCAGCGCCGCGTGCCCACGGCGCTGCCGATCGCGGACGTCGTCGCGGTGGCCGCCGGCGCCTTCCACACGGTGTTCCTGAAGCAGGACGGCACGGTGTGGGCGGTGGGCCGCAACAACGACGGCCAGCTTGGCGACGGCACGACCACGCAGCGGACGTCGCCGGTCGCCGTGCCCGGCCTGACGCAGATCATCGCCATTGCCGCGGGCGAGGCGCACTCGGCGGCGCTCACGGCGAGCGGCGTCCTCTGGGCGTGGGGGCGCAACCAGAGCAGCCAGCTGGGCAACGGCCTGACGACGAGCCTCAAGACGCCGACCGTCGTGCCCGACCTCCCCGCGCAGACCCAGGTGACGGCGGGGGCCGATTTCGCCCTCGCCGTGACGGCGGATGGGGTGGTGTGGGTGTGGGGCGGCAACGCGAGCGGTCAGCTCGGGGACGGGACGACGCAGACGCGCGGCGTCCCCCGCGCGATCAGCGATCCGGGCTACGCGTGGAAGGTTGCCACGCCGACCTTCAGCGTGGCGAGCGGCACCTACAGCACGCCGCGCACGGTGACGGTGAGCACGCTCACGCCCGAGGCGACGATCCACTACACCCTCGACGACACCGAGCCGACGCCGGCGTCCCCCTCCGTCGCCTCCGGCGGCACGGTGACGGTGGATCGGAGTGCGACGTTGCGCGCGCGGGCGGTGAAGGCGGGCTGGCCGCCGAGCCACGAGCAGGTGGCGGCGTACACGCTGCAGGCGGTGACGCCGACGGTGTCGCCCGGGGGCGGCACCTACACGACGCCGCAGACGGTGTCGCTCGCGACGACCACGGCGGAGGCGATCCTTCGCTACACGCTCGACGGGTCGACGCCGGATGCGCAGGCGACGCTCTACGACGCGCCGCTGTGGATCGACACGAGCCTGACGCTCAAAGCGGTGGCCTTCCGGGACGGCTGGACGCCGAGCGGGGTGCGCACGGCGACCTACACGATGCACTTCGGCCCCGCGCCGCCGCCCGAGCTGCAGCCCGGCACGGGGACCTACGAGAGCGCCGCCGTCGTGACGCTCACGGCGATTCCTGGTGCGACGATTCGCTACACGACCAACGGGACCACGCCGACGACGGCCTCGCCGATCTACACGGCGCCGCTCGTCCTCGAGGCGACGACGACCCTGCAGGCGCGCGTCTACCACCCGCAATACGCGGCGAGCAGCGTGGTGGGGGCGACGTACACGATCGTCGTGGCGACGCCCGAGGTCACGCCGCCGGGCGGCACCTACGACCCGGGCCAGACGGTGGGGGTGACGACGGCGACGCCGGGCGCGACGGTACGGTATCGCCTCGACGGGCAGGAGCCCACGGCGAGCGATCCCGCGATCGGGCCGACCCAGGGGCTCTTCGTGGGCGACTACACGCTGACGGCGAAGGCGTGGAAGGCGGGCGCGACGCCTAGCGCCACGCGCACGGCCACCTATGCGGTGTCGGGGCCCGCGACGCCGGTTGGCGTCGCGGCGGGGCACGCGCACTCGCTGGCGCTCCGGGCCGACGGCACGGCGCTCACGTGGGGGAACAACACGCAGGGGCAGCTCGGCGAGGGGACGCTGACGAATCGCCTCCTCGCGGTGGCCGTGGCGGGCCTGACGGGCGTGCGCCAGCTCTCGGCGGGCGACAGCTACACGTTGGCGCGGCGCGCCGATGGCGGGGTGGTCGCCTGGGGGTCCAACAGCGGCGGGCGGCTCGGCGATGGGACGACCACCAGCCGAACCCTCCCGGTGGCGGTGCTCAATCTCGCCGACGTGGTGCAGGTCAGTGCCGGGAGCTCACACGGACTGGCCGTCGAGGCGGATGGGATCGTGTGGGCGTGGGGCGTGAACAGCGCCGGGCAGCTCGGCGATGGCACGACGACGGGGCGTGCGGTGGCGGCGCCGGTCGTGGGGCTCGACGGGGTGACGCACGTCGCCGGGGGCAGTCTCTACTCCCTCGCGCGGCGAGCGGACGGGACGCTGTGGAGTTGGGGATCGAACACGACGGGCCAGCTCGGCGACGGCACCACGGTCGGTCGGTCGACGCCCGGCGTGGTCCTGACCCTGTCGGGCGTGACGGCCATGGCCGCCGGGGGGTGGCATGCGCTGGCGCTGACCGACGCGGGGGTGGTCTCCACCTGGGGCGAGAACGCGGACGGGCAGCTCGGGGACGGCGGGTCGACGGACCGGCGGATTCCGGCGCCGGTGGCGGGCCTGACGGACGTCGTCGCGGTCGCGGCCGGGTCGTCGTTCTCGCTCGCCCTGACGGCGAGCGGGGCAGTGTGGGCCTGGGGGGCGAACGGCAGCGGGCAGCTCGGCGATGGCACGACGACGACGCGGCGGCTGCCGCAGCTGGTGCCGGGCCTGCCGCCGATCGCCGCGATCGCGGCGGGCTCGTCGCACGTGGTGGCGGTGACGGCGGACGGCGCGGTGTGGACGTGGGGGAGCAACGGGACCGGCCGGCTGGGCGACGGGACGACCACGACGCGCCTCTCGCCCGTCAACGTCGCGGGGGCCGGCTTCAGCTGGCGCCTCGCGACGCCGGAGCTGAGCCTGCCCGCCGGCCAGTACCTGGCCGCGCAGACCGTCACCGTCACGTGCCTCGACCCGGAGGCCACGCTGCACTACACGCTCACGGGGGCGGTGCCGACGCCGGCCGACCCGGTGGTGGCTTCGGGCAGCGCCCTGGCCATCGACGTGAGCACGACGGTGTCCGTGAGCGCCTGGAAACCCGGGGCGCCGACGAGCCTCGTGGCGACGGCCGCCTACGAGCTGCGCGTGGTGACCCCGGAGATCCTCCCCGCCAGTGGCGCCTACGCCGCGCCGCAGCTCGTGACGGTGGCGACGGCCACACCCGGGGCGACCTTCACCACCACGCTCGATGGCACGGAGCCCACGGCCGACTCTCCCCCGTACACCGGGCCGATCGCGGTCGACCGGGCCCTCACGCTGAAAGTCGTGGCCTTCAAGCCCGGGTGGACGCCGAGTGCGAGCGCGGCGGCCAGCTACTGGATCGCCGAGGGGACGGTGGCGACGCCGGTCATCTCGCCAGCCGGCGGCGTCTTCACCGGGCCCACGCTCGTGACCCTGACGACGTCCACGCCGGGGGCGACCGTCCGCTACACGCTCGACGGGACGGTGCCCACCGCCACCTCGCCGGTCTACGCCGGGGTCCCGCTCCTCATCACGGCACGCACGACCGTCACGGCGGTGGCCTCGGCGAGCGGCTTCACCCCGAGCGCCCCGGCGTCGGCCGTGTTCGTGCTCGACGCGCCCGACACGGCGGCCACCCCGACGCTGTCGCCGGGCGGCGGCCGCTTCGCCACGGCGCAGGCCGTGACGGTGACCGGCTCGCCCGGGGCGACGCTGCGCTACACGACGACTGGCGCCCTGCCGACCGAGACGGACCCGGCGGTGGCCTCGGGCGGGACGATCCTCGTCGACCGCGGGCTGGTCCTGACGGTGCGGGCGTGGGCGGCGGGCCTCGCACCGAGCGCCCCGCGGCGCGCGAGTTTCCTCATCACGGGCGCCGTGGCCGCGGGCCGACTCCACAGCCTCGCGCTGGCCGCCGACGGCACGGTGTACGGGTTCGGGAGCAACTACTACGGCCAGGTGGGTGACGACACCGCGACCGACCGGTGGAGCCCGGTCCCGGTGCTGACGGGCGTGGTGGCGATTGCGGCCGGCGACGAGCACTCGCTGGCGCTGCTCGCCGACGGCACCGTCCGCGCCTGGGGGCGCAACACTTACGGCCGCCTGGGCGACGGGACGATCTACCAGCGGCGCGTGCCGACGCCCGTGGTCGGGCTGACGAACGTCGTCGCGGTTGCGGCGGGGGCGGCGCACTCGCTGGCCGTGACGGCCGATGGCCGCGTGTGGGCGTGGGGCAGCAACAGCCACGGGCAACTGGGCGATGGCACGACCGTGGACCGCTACACGCCGGTGCTGGTCGCGGGCCTCGTCGGGGCCCGTGAGGTGGCGGGCGGCGACGCCTTCTCGGCGGCGCTCGTGCGCGATGGCGCCGCGGCGGGGAGCGTCTGGACCTGGGGCCGCAACCACCAGGGCCAGCTCGGCGACGGCAGCACGGTCAGCCGCCTGGCGCCGATCCGTGTCGTCGGCGTGCCGCCGGCGACGACCGTGCGGGCCGGGCGCGAGTGGGCCGTGCTCGCGACGGCCGACGGCGCGGTGTGGAGCTGGGGCGCCAACGGCGACGGCGAGCTTGGGCGTCCGGCGGGCGCCGCGTCGCCGTGGCCGGCCCCCACCGTGGCGTTCGGCGTCGTGACGCGGCTGGCCACCGGGCGGGCGCACACGCTCGCGGTGACCGACGCGGGGCGCGTGTGGGGCTGGGGCAGTACCGGGTACGGCCAGCTCGGCGTCGGCGCCGTCTCCTGCAGCGGCGGTGCCTGCACGACCCCGAGGCGCATGCTCGACGTCGCGAGCGCCGTCGACGTGGCCGGCAGCGACCATTCGCTCGTCGTGGCCGCCGACGGGCGCGTGTGGGCGACGGGGCGGAATCTCAGCGGCCAGCTCGGCCTCGGCACGACGATTACTGCCTTGCGGCCCGAGGTCCTTCCCGACTTCAGCCTGGTGGCCAACGTGGGGCTCACCGCCGACCCGGACGCCGACGGGCTGCCGACGTGGCGGGAACTCCTGCTCGGGACGGACCCGACGCGTGCCGACTCGGTCGGCGACGGCCTCCTCGATGGCGAGCGCGTGGCCCTCTGGGACCACGCGGCCCATCCGGACCCCGACGGCGATGGCGTGCCGACGGTGGTCGAAGTGCTTTGGGGCACCGACCCGTTCCTCTTCGATACGGATGGCGATGGCGTGGGCGACGGCGAGGATGCGTTCCCGCTCGACCCGACCCGCTGGCTGCCGCTCGCGCCCACGCCCGGCGACGTGACGCCGCCGGTCATCACGCTCGAGGCGCCGACGTCGGCGCGCCCGCTGCCGCCCGACCCGTAG
- a CDS encoding FkbM family methyltransferase has product MTDARRFWRRFPAEPHEAGPTAFLFSLLQATATTVFVDVGTYFGWYATWAGLTVPAAHIYAYDLCRDNVEATRRVLSTNGVIASGVAQLAILDRRGVVRCSEGRPRIRATARVLPEQACRQHGEFTVRCAPMDDLLTDVPDRGVVKIDVEGTEVAVLRGMARLLSWSSPVVLLELHPTAVRRYATTTEDAVALLDGLGYGLWTISDFRSPGRWHSRRRFPSVAGLGRGAMVVASRTAFDAIEQALDGARGTTWRVRRRIAPG; this is encoded by the coding sequence GTGACCGATGCCCGCCGGTTCTGGCGCCGCTTTCCGGCCGAACCGCATGAGGCAGGACCGACCGCCTTTCTCTTCTCGCTCTTGCAGGCTACAGCAACCACCGTGTTCGTCGACGTCGGCACCTACTTTGGCTGGTATGCCACCTGGGCCGGACTCACGGTGCCCGCAGCTCACATCTATGCCTACGACCTGTGTCGTGACAATGTCGAGGCCACGAGACGCGTCCTGTCGACCAATGGCGTCATTGCGTCTGGGGTCGCTCAGTTGGCGATCCTGGATCGTCGGGGCGTCGTCCGGTGTAGTGAGGGCAGACCGCGGATTCGCGCGACCGCCAGGGTCTTGCCCGAGCAGGCCTGCCGGCAGCACGGCGAGTTCACCGTTCGCTGCGCGCCCATGGACGACTTGTTGACGGACGTGCCTGACCGTGGGGTCGTGAAGATCGACGTCGAGGGAACAGAGGTGGCGGTTCTGCGCGGCATGGCGCGCTTGCTGTCTTGGTCGAGTCCGGTCGTCCTGCTGGAACTCCACCCGACGGCGGTGCGACGCTACGCCACGACCACCGAGGATGCCGTCGCCCTTCTTGACGGTCTGGGGTATGGGCTCTGGACGATCTCGGACTTCAGATCCCCAGGCCGCTGGCACAGTCGCCGCCGATTCCCGTCGGTCGCGGGCTTGGGGCGCGGAGCGATGGTCGTCGCGTCGAGGACTGCCTTCGATGCCATCGAACAGGCGCTGGACGGAGCCAGGGGCACCACCTGGCGAGTCCGCAGGCGCATCGCCCCCGGATGA
- a CDS encoding gamma-glutamylcyclotransferase, protein MAELAFFYGTLMTGFDRRRRAGIENKLRPVGRGWIRGALFDLGIYPAAVPADEGRVWGEVYEMTDPAPVLAALDHIEGYSADDPDHSLYRRASVPATLDDGRVVDVWVYFYNAPLGRAPLIESGDYLDHVRAR, encoded by the coding sequence GTGGCCGAGCTCGCGTTCTTCTACGGCACCCTGATGACCGGCTTCGATCGCCGGCGTCGGGCGGGGATCGAGAACAAGCTCCGCCCCGTGGGCCGAGGCTGGATTCGCGGCGCGCTCTTCGACCTGGGCATCTATCCGGCGGCCGTTCCGGCCGACGAGGGGCGAGTCTGGGGTGAGGTCTACGAGATGACCGACCCGGCGCCGGTCCTCGCCGCGCTCGATCACATCGAAGGCTACTCGGCCGACGACCCGGATCACAGCTTGTACCGCCGGGCGAGCGTCCCCGCCACGCTCGACGACGGACGCGTGGTCGACGTCTGGGTGTACTTCTACAACGCGCCACTCGGCCGTGCGCCCCTCATCGAATCTGGCGACTACCTCGACCACGTCCGTGCCCGGTAG
- a CDS encoding 3-hydroxybutyryl-CoA dehydrogenase, whose translation MTISHVGVLGCGLMGAGIAQTAAQAGFDTIVLDVEQAFVDRGLGRVRQSLDQGVSKGKVAPEVRDATLAKLTGTTRYADLAPCDIVVEAIVESLELKRQAYAEVEAVVAEHTLLASNTSSLCIMELAATTRRPDRFVGLHFFNPVPVMKLVEVIRALSTSEATYEAALAFGRALGKETIEAPDRPGFIVNRLLVPYLLEAVRAYEHGLGTVEDIDKGMHLGCGHPMGPFTLLDFVGLDTTYYIANIMFDEFREPAYAPPPLLKRMVLAGRLGRKSGRGFYTYEGGSRS comes from the coding sequence ATGACCATCAGCCACGTCGGCGTCCTCGGCTGCGGCCTCATGGGCGCCGGCATCGCGCAGACGGCAGCCCAGGCGGGCTTCGACACCATCGTCCTCGACGTGGAGCAGGCCTTCGTCGACCGGGGCCTGGGCCGCGTCCGCCAGTCGCTCGACCAGGGCGTGTCGAAGGGCAAGGTCGCGCCGGAGGTCCGCGATGCGACGCTGGCGAAGTTGACCGGGACCACGCGCTACGCGGATCTCGCCCCATGCGACATCGTCGTCGAGGCCATCGTGGAGAGCCTCGAGTTGAAGCGTCAGGCGTACGCCGAGGTCGAAGCGGTCGTCGCCGAGCACACCCTCCTCGCGTCGAACACCTCGTCGCTCTGCATCATGGAACTGGCCGCCACGACCCGTCGGCCCGACCGCTTCGTCGGCCTGCACTTCTTCAACCCGGTGCCGGTGATGAAGCTCGTCGAGGTGATTCGCGCCCTGTCGACGAGCGAGGCGACCTACGAGGCTGCGCTGGCATTCGGCCGGGCGCTCGGCAAGGAGACGATCGAGGCGCCCGACCGACCTGGCTTCATCGTCAACCGTCTGCTCGTACCCTACCTGCTCGAGGCCGTTCGCGCGTACGAGCACGGTCTCGGCACGGTCGAGGACATCGACAAGGGCATGCACCTCGGGTGCGGACACCCCATGGGGCCGTTCACGCTCCTCGACTTCGTGGGCCTCGACACCACGTACTACATCGCCAACATCATGTTTGACGAGTTTCGCGAGCCGGCTTACGCGCCGCCTCCGCTCCTGAAACGGATGGTGCTCGCGGGACGGCTGGGGCGGAAGTCCGGCCGGGGGTTCTACACCTACGAGGGGGGCAGCCGGAGCTGA
- a CDS encoding metallophosphoesterase, producing MPSACAFPSAGAHLDADVCVITGDLRDPFGVDLTYCLEVVERILEATARQCSLGVYATLGNHDLMQMVGALESLGMRVLRNEGTLVGEYNRQIWLAGVDDPHAHRTHDVDAAIAGAPQTAPVVLLAHSSEAANEATACGVDLYLCGHTHGGQVCTPWGSPLWRNLRGGPDVPDGAWSLAGMQGYTSRGVGSSLLPLRLFCPPEVVVHELTA from the coding sequence GTGCCGTCTGCATGCGCCTTCCCCTCCGCGGGCGCGCACCTCGACGCGGACGTTTGTGTCATCACCGGCGACTTGAGAGATCCGTTCGGTGTCGACCTCACGTACTGTCTGGAGGTGGTCGAACGCATCCTCGAGGCGACCGCGCGCCAGTGTTCGCTCGGCGTGTACGCGACACTCGGCAACCACGATCTCATGCAGATGGTCGGTGCGCTCGAGAGTCTGGGAATGAGGGTCCTGCGCAACGAGGGCACCTTGGTCGGCGAGTACAACCGTCAGATATGGCTGGCTGGTGTTGATGACCCGCACGCGCACCGAACCCATGACGTCGACGCCGCGATCGCTGGCGCACCGCAAACGGCACCGGTGGTTCTTCTCGCCCACAGCTCAGAGGCCGCCAACGAGGCCACCGCGTGTGGCGTCGACCTGTATCTGTGCGGACACACGCACGGGGGGCAGGTGTGCACGCCCTGGGGCTCGCCTCTCTGGCGCAATCTGCGTGGGGGGCCGGATGTCCCAGACGGGGCCTGGTCTCTGGCGGGCATGCAGGGTTACACATCGCGCGGCGTCGGGAGCTCGTTGCTGCCGCTCAGACTGTTCTGTCCGCCGGAGGTGGTGGTCCACGAGCTCACGGCCTGA
- a CDS encoding TRAP transporter TatT component family protein yields the protein MQADPARPAADDPDALYADRADLTKARRAVALWRERLTADPTDVEAAWKIARAAYWLGGRGTPAERRAILESGLDAARRAVALAPDRPEGHFWLAANMGALAESFGLRQGLRYRRPIKQALERVLAIDPAFQRGSADRALGRWYFRVPGLFGGSREKSLQHLRRSLEYDPTSHASLFFLAETLAAMNRPREARQALETLLAAPPDPEWAPEDAEFKAKARALLATLRPHG from the coding sequence GTGCAGGCAGATCCCGCGCGTCCGGCAGCCGACGACCCGGATGCGCTGTACGCCGACCGGGCCGATCTCACCAAGGCCCGGCGAGCCGTCGCCCTCTGGCGCGAGAGGCTCACCGCCGATCCGACCGACGTCGAGGCGGCCTGGAAGATCGCGAGGGCGGCCTACTGGCTCGGTGGGCGCGGCACGCCGGCCGAGCGTCGGGCGATCCTGGAATCGGGCCTCGACGCCGCCCGGCGCGCCGTCGCGCTCGCTCCCGATCGGCCCGAGGGTCACTTCTGGCTCGCCGCCAACATGGGCGCCCTCGCCGAGTCGTTCGGCCTCCGGCAGGGCCTCAGGTACCGCCGGCCGATCAAGCAGGCCCTCGAGCGCGTGCTCGCCATCGACCCGGCGTTCCAGCGCGGCTCCGCGGATCGTGCGTTGGGCCGCTGGTACTTCAGGGTGCCCGGCCTCTTCGGCGGCAGCCGTGAGAAGTCGCTCCAACACCTGCGGCGATCGCTCGAGTACGACCCCACGAGCCACGCGAGCCTGTTCTTCCTGGCCGAAACCCTCGCGGCCATGAACCGGCCCCGCGAAGCCAGGCAGGCGCTCGAGACGCTGCTCGCGGCGCCACCCGACCCGGAGTGGGCGCCGGAAGACGCGGAGTTCAAGGCGAAGGCGCGGGCCCTGCTCGCGACGCTCCGCCCTCACGGGTGA
- a CDS encoding PilZ domain-containing protein gives MTEERRHEERLDIAGEAPGEVTILQPVSVVEISRGGAQVEVSVRLALDSLHDFRLALGDRVVVVKARIVHCRIAEFMHDQVVYRAGVEFIEPSDHVVRAIDEYLDRLRAARVRQIR, from the coding sequence ATGACCGAGGAACGTCGACACGAGGAGCGCCTCGACATCGCCGGGGAGGCCCCCGGTGAAGTGACCATTCTCCAGCCCGTCTCCGTGGTCGAGATCTCCAGAGGAGGCGCGCAGGTCGAAGTGTCGGTCAGGCTGGCGCTCGACTCGCTCCACGACTTCCGGCTCGCCCTCGGCGACCGGGTGGTGGTCGTGAAGGCCCGCATCGTCCACTGCCGCATCGCGGAGTTCATGCACGACCAGGTGGTGTACCGCGCCGGTGTCGAGTTCATCGAGCCGTCCGACCACGTGGTCCGCGCGATCGACGAGTACCTCGACCGGCTGCGCGCGGCGCGCGTTCGTCAGATCCGCTAA
- the folE gene encoding GTP cyclohydrolase I FolE has protein sequence MYNTKMQDVIRQMLQELGEDPDREGLIDTPKRVEKSMRFLTSGYRADIDDVVNNALFTVDYSEMVIVKDIDFYSLCEHHLLPFFGKCHVAYIPQGKVIGLSKIPRLVDVFSRRLQVQERLTNEIAEVILHKIDPAGVAVVMEGTHLCMSMRGVEKQNSFAVTSAMLGVFREDARTRAEFLELIKHRSTVPTSRETVAPGYSCLEG, from the coding sequence ATGTACAATACGAAGATGCAGGACGTCATCCGGCAGATGCTGCAGGAACTGGGCGAGGATCCGGACAGGGAAGGGCTGATCGACACGCCCAAACGCGTCGAGAAATCGATGCGGTTCCTCACCAGCGGGTATCGGGCCGACATCGACGACGTCGTGAACAACGCGCTCTTCACGGTCGATTATAGCGAGATGGTGATCGTGAAGGACATCGACTTCTACAGCCTTTGCGAGCACCACCTGCTGCCCTTCTTCGGCAAGTGCCACGTCGCCTACATCCCGCAGGGCAAGGTCATCGGCCTCAGCAAGATCCCCCGGCTCGTCGACGTCTTCAGCCGCCGCCTGCAGGTGCAGGAGCGGCTGACGAACGAGATCGCCGAGGTCATCCTGCACAAGATCGACCCCGCCGGCGTGGCCGTCGTGATGGAGGGGACACATCTGTGCATGTCGATGCGTGGCGTCGAGAAGCAGAATTCGTTCGCGGTGACGTCGGCCATGCTCGGCGTCTTTCGCGAAGACGCGCGGACCCGCGCCGAGTTCCTGGAGCTCATCAAGCACCGGAGCACCGTGCCCACCTCTCGCGAGACGGTGGCCCCGGGCTACTCCTGCCTCGAGGGGTGA
- a CDS encoding ABC transporter permease encodes MRHAQSYITSAVRVFDLSLGQMLWSRRSIFMALVVGAPVLIALAVRVVVGLAGNLQMGGGHVTGPAIFGGIIWGIYLRFAVPILAVFYGTGLLADEVEDRTITYLFSRPIPRGAVMLGKYLAYLACTVMVVLPSVMLVFLLIIPVGGGRIAAAFPDLVTDLALLALGLAVYGAVFALVGAWFKRPLVVGLLFLFAWEPVILVVPGYLKRLTVMYYLQALVPHAMPQDGAISFLQSLFRDVPSLPVALGALALILVGFLALATRVVERREYVLEQ; translated from the coding sequence ATGCGTCACGCCCAGTCGTACATCACCTCGGCCGTGCGGGTCTTCGACCTGTCGCTCGGCCAGATGCTCTGGTCGCGCCGGAGCATCTTCATGGCGCTCGTTGTCGGGGCGCCGGTCCTCATCGCGCTCGCCGTCAGGGTCGTCGTCGGGCTCGCGGGCAACCTCCAGATGGGTGGGGGCCATGTGACGGGTCCCGCCATCTTCGGCGGCATCATCTGGGGTATCTACCTGCGCTTCGCCGTGCCGATCCTGGCCGTGTTCTACGGCACGGGCCTGCTGGCCGACGAGGTCGAGGACCGCACCATCACCTACCTGTTCTCCCGGCCCATCCCCCGGGGGGCGGTCATGCTCGGCAAGTACCTGGCGTACCTGGCATGCACGGTCATGGTGGTCCTGCCGTCGGTGATGCTGGTCTTCCTGCTCATCATCCCCGTCGGCGGCGGCCGCATCGCCGCAGCGTTTCCCGACCTCGTCACCGACCTCGCGCTGCTCGCCCTGGGGCTGGCCGTCTACGGTGCGGTGTTCGCGCTGGTGGGGGCGTGGTTCAAGCGGCCGCTCGTCGTCGGTCTTCTTTTTCTTTTCGCCTGGGAGCCGGTGATCCTGGTCGTGCCGGGGTATCTGAAGCGGCTCACCGTCATGTACTACCTCCAGGCGCTCGTTCCCCATGCCATGCCGCAGGATGGGGCGATCAGCTTCCTGCAGTCGCTCTTCCGCGACGTCCCCTCGTTGCCGGTCGCGCTGGGCGCCTTGGCCCTCATTCTGGTGGGATTCCTCGCGCTGGCCACCCGGGTCGTCGAGCGCCGTGAGTACGTCCTCGAACAATGA